One window of Panthera tigris isolate Pti1 chromosome C2, P.tigris_Pti1_mat1.1, whole genome shotgun sequence genomic DNA carries:
- the LOC122241890 gene encoding keratin-associated protein 6-3-like encodes MAIAQAIIVVAVEAHVTTSTANTMCGSYYGNSYGGCGYGGCGYGGCGYGGCGYGGCGYGGCGYGSSGYKGWGYRGCGYGGCGYRGLGCGYGSCYGCGSGCGYW; translated from the exons ATGGCCATAGCTCAGGCCATCATAGTAGTTGCTGTAGAAGCTCATGT CACAACCTCAACAGCCAACACCATGTGTGGAAGCTACTACGGAAACTCTTATGGAGGCTGCGGCTATGGAGGCTGTGGCTATGGAGGCTGTGGCTATGGAGGCTGTGGCTATGGAGGCTGCGGCTATGGAGGCTGCGGCTATGGAAGCTCTGGCTACAAAGGCTGGGGCTACAGAGGCTGTGGCTATGGAGGCTGTGGCTACAGAGGCCTGGGCTGTGGCTATGGCTCCTGCTATGGCTGTGGCTCTGGCTGTGGCTACTGGTAA